A stretch of DNA from Paenibacillus sp. FSL W8-0186:
CATCGTCATCGAAGCCTTATGCGTATCAACGACGATTAATAACGTGTGCTCGGTCATCAAATCGAGCGCATGCTCCGACGTAATGAAGCGGCGCCGCAAGGGCTCTTCCTTCTCAATCCGCTCCATTAGCCGATCGATGCCCGGATTCTTATCGTCGAGCACAATATGCGCCTCGACCTGGAACATATCGGCGGCCTTCAGCACGCCGATGGAGGCCCCGATGACGTCCAAATCCGGCATGCGGTGGCCCATGATTATAACTCTGTCGCTCTCCTGCATCAAATCGCGGAGAGCGTGGGCGATGACGCGCGCCCGCACGCGCGTCCGCTTCTCTATGGCGCCCGACTTGCCGCCATAGAACGAGAGCCGCTGACCGGCCTTCACTGCGGCCTGGTCCCCCCCGCGCCCGAGCGCCATATCCAGACTCGACTGGGCGAGTTCGCCCAGCTCGCTGAAGCGCTCGGTGCCGAAGGCGAGGCCGATGCTCAGCGTCATCGGCACCTTCAGGTCCGCGGTCATCTCGCGGACCTCGTCCAGGATCACGAACCGGCTCTGCTCCAGTTCGTTCAGCGATTTTTGATTCAGCATCATCAAATACCGCTCTGAGGACAGCCTGCGCAGATAGACCCTGTACTGCTTCGCCCATTCGGTCAGAGCTGTTGCCACTCGCGCGATGAGCGCGGTACGCTGCTGATCGTCCATCCCCTGGGTCGCTTCGTCCAGGTTGTCGAGCATCACGATGCCCAGCGCGGCCCTCTCGTCCTCGTATCGGTCCCGCAGAACGGCGAACTCCGTAATGTCGTGAACGTAAATCAGGCGCTCATCATGGAGCACCGTCAACTCGTAATGCCGGTCTGCTACGGCCGTTTCGACCGTAGAGATTGTATTTGCAGCAGCGTCCTTCTTATCCCGGGCGGGATAGGGAGGCAGCGCCGGAAGCAGCTCCGATAGCGGTTGTCCAACGACAGAATCCTGGCCGAACATTTTGTTCACGAAGCGGTTATGCCACTCTACCGTCCGTTCTTCGCTATACAGCATAATCCCGAACGGCAGGCGGCTTACCGCCTCACCTTCTACCCGTTTAATCCGGTACGTCAGATCGGTCACATAACGAACGAGCTCCTTGCGGAAGCGCCGCTCCGCCCGAAGCATTACATAAGTTAAGCCGCAGACCAGGCATAAACTGATCAGGCCGAGCACCCAATTGTAATAGGAGATGAAGATGACGAGCAGAAGCTGCAGCGCGAACACCCACACGGTCTGATAGCCGTGCCAACGTTTTTGAAGTAAATTAGGCATGATTTCTCACCCTATCGTCTTGATCTCGTAATCATCTCACGCAGCGGCATAGCGATATCCAGGATTCCCACAATTTTCAGAGGCGGAATAAATAACATCGCTATGATCAGCAACACCGGAATCGCCGGATTCCACTTCTTCTGATAAGCCAAGAAGAAGAAAAAGCTGGCTGCCTGAATCATAAACAAGAAATTGAGCAGCGGCGACAAATTCAGCAGCACCGTCCCGACGAAGCTGTCCATGACAGCGGCGCTGCCAAATAGCATGATCAATACCGTAGCCAGGTAATACCAGATCAGCGCTCTCGGCAGTCTCCAGTCGCGCAGCGGCGGGAAGCTTCTCACCGAATGTCCAAGACTGTTCAACGTTGGCCGGGCAATCAGATGCGTTACGGCTGCAAGCAGAAACGAGCACATGATCATCGTAAATGGCGTCATTCTGGCCGCCAGGCTGGAAAGCTGCTGCGCCATTTCCGGAGACCAGACTAGATCCGAGGCGATCAACTCATTGTCAGCCATATTCTGCATCAGAGACATCATCGTATTTAGCGTCTCTTCAATCGAAGAGGCCAAATTGAAGTCATAGATAACAGTAACAGCGAGAAATGCCAGCAGAAACTCCAGCAGAAGCGTTCCCGTTCCCATCACAACGACCTTGAGTGCAGAGGCCCGCGTCTTATACAAATGCCCCATGACCAAGGCCGGAACCATAAAAAATACGGCCAAGAGAATAATCACGGGATTAGACAAGAGCAAAGCCGCTGCGATCCATACGATCGCGATGTGAAATGCAAATGCTCTCACCGATAACGTTGCGTAGAGGATTACGCCGGGCAATAGCAGAACGAAAATAGTTATAAAAGAAAAATGCGTTGCAAACGACAGCAGGAGCAGCAGATAGACTACGCTCCATGCCACCGAGGTCCAGCGTAAATTCAAATGGATTCACCTCTTGCGCATATGTTCTTGCAATGTAGAAATATCCTGATACCAATCTTCCAACTGGTGTCCTTCTTGCTCGTGTTTCTTTAGCTTTTCCAAGATATGATCGTCCATATCCTTATAGGATATGCCAAGCCTGCGTCCCAATATGTAACAACTGACGACCAGACTGGCAAGACTATCACTTACCCGTGTCGTGCTGCCTTCCCACAATGCCTTGAATAAACGGGATACGTGATCGACCACTTCCGTTTTGAGCCATTCAATCACTTTGGCGCGTTTGGCCACATCCATTTCTTTCTGCATGGCGGACAGCTTCCACCCTCCCTGAAAAAGGCTTTATTCTTCATTATAGCATAAAGCAATTCATTCCCTTGAAGCAAACCTTGCGTCTAATTTTTGGGAACGGGTACATCCCGCGTCACAAAACGCTCGCAATACTCAATAATTTGGCTGCGGCGCACGATGCCGATAAATCGGCCCATATCATCCACTACAGGCACAAAATTCTGCACTTTGGCCAAATTGATCAAGCCTTCCATATCCGCATCGATCGATACCGCCTTAATGTTCATCTTGAGCGGAACGTCCTTGAGCAAATATTTAGAAGCGTTCTCAAAAGTGACCCTGCCTCCGGAATTTTTCATATACCATAGGAGATCACCTTCGGTTACCGTACCGACATACACCCCGTCCTTGCCGATAATCGGCACAGCGGTATACCTGTGATACTCCATTCTCTCCAAGGTCTGCCTTAATGTAGAATCCAGCGTTACGGAAACGACATCCTTTTTGGGAAGTAGAAAAAATGCGATATTCATAGATAAAAGTCCTCCTCTGCCCTTTTCAGACTCTCCTATTGACTACGATTCAAAGAAGGTTTTGTTCCACTACAGGTGCGAAATCGGCAGCCGGAAACCGGACTGCCGAATAAAGTTTAGTAAGGATGGATTTAATAAGGACATATATAGAATCTTTATAACGAAGGCTGCTCGGTATTTTGCCCCTCTTGGGCGGACTGTGCATTAGGATTCAGCAAATCCTCTGTCTTCGTATTCGGATCCGACCAGTTCTCGATCAGCTGCTCGGCAAAAGTCACATCTTCTTCATTCGCCTGAATATAATAGACTCCGTTTTTGCGCATCCCTTCACCCATAATGGTAAACCCGCTGATTTGCGGCGCTTGATTGGTCAGCAGCTGCTTGGAGAGATCGATGATAAAGCTAGGGGTCATGTCTGTCTTGAAGTTCTCACCCAGCATATTCATCAGATCGGGGATTTTCCCGATTTGATCCAGCTTCAGCATGCGGTCTACCAGCGCACTCAAGAAAATCTGATGCCGCTTCGTCCGGTTGAAGTCGCTATCCTCCCGGTATCTGACGAAGTTAAGCGCCTCTTGCCCATCGTACAACGGCTTGCCTGCCTTGATGGTGAATTTCTCGTGGTCCTTGTGTTTATTGACGATATCCTTATCGATCGGCAGCTCAATGCCGCCCAGTTCATCGACAACTTCCCGAAGCCCCTCAAAATTGATGGCTGCGTAATAGTCAGCAGGATATCCTAAGAAATTGGCTACCGTATCCTTGGACATTTTGGCCCCGCCAAAAGCATAGGCATGGTTGATTTTATCGCTCTTGTCCCTGCCTACGATTTCCGTGTACGTATCCCGCGGAATTGAAACCAGCAGTACTTTGGAATCTTCCGGACGTACGACGGCGTAGATCAGCGTATCGGAGCGGGCCGGCTCGTTGTCACGCTGGTCAACTCCCAGCAGCAAAGCAGTGAACGGCTCCGTTTGCTTAGCTGCAACGGGCTTGGGTTTCTCTCCATCAATGGGGGAATACGACTTCTCCAGCTTCTCCTCCACCTGCCCAGATAGGAACAAATCAAAGGCCATCAGGGCCAATGGCTTGCGGAATGTATATGCGCCGGCTCCGACTATAATCAGAACCAGCAGCGTGATGAGCAGGCCTTTAAGTCTGCTGCGCTTCTTCTTTATATTCTTTACTCTATTTCCTCGTTCTAACATCATATGCCTCCCATGGTTTGTACTATACGGCTCTCCTTCGCAATGTCTTTCACTTTACGGTAAATAGCCGCAATACCAGGCGTCTTCAATTAATTGTAAACCGTAGCCTTCGGCAAAAAACTACAAAATAGTAATTTAACAGGCACAAAACAAATAACTCTATCGCTTCGTACTATACCATAAACGGGTTTTTCCGCACAAATATGTTGTTGGAAGAGCACCAAAAAAATCCCCCCTGCACGGGGGGATGGATTCATTGCATAACTTCTAGCCGAAAACTCTTCTACTCCGCTACAAATGGCTTATCCTGCGATACCGCAAGTTCATGGAGATAGATGCCGGTGCCATCGCCGATCGCATAATTAAGTATTCGTTTGTTAACAGGTACGATTTCGGAACGATATAACGTTGGGAATACAGGAATTTCATTGACCATTAACTGCTGCCACTCTTTATAGATGGCTTGGCGAGTAGCCACATCGAAAGCCTTCTCGGAGACCCCCTCTGCTAGCAGGCGGTCATTCTCTTCGCTGGCGTATCTCGGAAAGTTGAACAGCGCATCCCGCCCATACAGGCCCGTCGGGTCAACGTCGATGCCCACGCTCCATGCGCCCATATAAACATCGACGTTTGGATCATCCTTTCCGTTATTTCCTACGCGATCGTAGAATGAGTTGAATTCAGCCAGTTCCAGGTTAACATTCAGCCCGATCGCATTCCAGGACTGTACATAATAACGGGCCAACGGCTCCGCAATATCTCCGCCCGTCATGGATATGAAATTGATCACCAGCTCGCTTCCATCCGGTTTCGTGCGGAATTCACCGTTTTTCTTATAACCGGCTTCATCCAGAATTTGATTGGCCTTCTCCACGTCATACGCAATTCCTGGATTGCTGGCATCATGGAACTCCGGATGTGACGGAGGGATCAGCGTCGTTGCGTTCCAGCGCAGGCCATGGTAGAAGCGCTTGCCCACCTGGTCATTATCCACGGCATGCCACATGGCTCTGCGCAGGTTCACATCGGCCATTTTGGCATTGGGGTCCGGGGCTACGACCTTATTGGCTTCATCCCACTTGCCCAGCTTAAAGCCGATATACGTATATGCCCGATCGATAACTCCTAAATATTCTACATTGGACATGTTCGCATTGTCAGGGAACTGGTCAATCGGGAACGAATCCACCAGATCGACCCCGCCCGATTTCAATTGCTGTACGATCGTCGTCGGATTGATCACCTTGAGCACGACTTTATCCAGATGGGGCTCGCCGCGCCAATAATCCGGATTCTTGACATAAACCACGGATTCCCCCGGTACGATACTCTCCACCTTGAAGGGACCGAAGCTGATTGGCTTCTCGCGCACTGCTGAAGAGGATGACATCTTAGCGACCTCCATATCTCCAAAAATGTGCTTCGCTAGCGGATACGTCCAGATGCTGCCCGTCAATAATGACGGCGTGGATTTAATGTACGTAATTTGCAGCTTCTTATCGCTCAGCACTTTAATGCCGGAAATCTTATCCGCTTTGCCTTCCCGGTATTCGACCAACCCTTCAATATTCGTGAAATCAGAGCCGTAGCGCGGGCCATCATAATCCTTGTGGGCGATGACCTCATGAGCGAACTCCCAGTCCTCTGCAGTTACAGGTTTACCGTCATGCCAGTTGACATTGTCGCGAATCGTGAAGGTAAAGGTTCTTCCATCCTCCGATACCTCATAGGTCGCTGCCCCATCGTTCGTGAACACATAGTTCTTATCCCACGTTAATAACGATTCATCAAACCACTCTAGAACCTTGGCGTCAGGAATACCCGAGGAGAAATTATAATTGAGTATGCCTTCGAATGCCGTATCGGTGACAAGGCCGTACGTAATCGTCCCCCCTTTGATTGGTTCCCCTTCATTCGTCTTGACATTGCTGAAATCCTCAATGGAATACAGACCTTCCTCTGTCTGTTTCTTGTTGCCGTCCGTCTGGTTTGGCGTGTTCGTCGGACTGGGCAGAGTCACATCGTTCCCTTTGCCGGATGTGCAGGCGGAAAGAACAATCATAAATGCAAACAATAGCGGCAGCAGCGTTTTGGAGCTAAACCTTTTTTTCATCAAATTTCCTCCCTTTTATCCTCTTCTTTGTCTTGCATCCGTCGCACGCTTGAGCGCTTGACCGACATTGTTTATGCTAAGCATCAATACAAGAATGAGTAGTGATGCCGGCAACCAAATCCACCACCGATACTCCAGCGTCTGCGGATTCCGGGCGTAGCTGACCAGGGTTCCGAGACTGGGGGTGCTCTCCGGAAAACCGAATCCCAAAAAAGACAAGCCTGACTCCAGGCCGATATTGGCCGCTAAATTCAACGTCATCGTCACAATGATAATGGAGCTTAAATTGGGCAGGACCTGGGTGAACATAATCTTTAGATGGGATGAGCCGAGCGTCCTTGAGGCCTTTACATATTCAAGTTCCTTCTCCTGCAATGCCTTCGATCTTATGAGACGGGCTATCCCCATCCATAGAAATGCAGTCATGATCAAGGAGAAAGATATAATGCTGTATTTCGGAACTGCAGCTACAAAGGCAATGACGATCATCAGCGTAGGCAGAATCATAAAAAAATCAACGATCCGCATCGATATGTTATCTGCCGTTCCCCCAAAATAACCCGATATAAGTCCCACCAGGATGCCGATGATCCCGGTGAGCACCGTTACGATAATCCCGATCGACAGCGAGTTTCTCGTACCGATAATCAATTGCCCGAAGACATCTCTCCCGCCATAGTCTGTGCCTAACCAGAACTTGGAGGACGGTGGCTGATACAATGCAAATAGATCGACCGTAACAATCTGTTTTTGATCCAGGATCAAAGATATGCCATAGACCGCAACGACGACGAGCCCCAATAAAATCAAGGATCCTAAAGCCATCTTATCCCGCTTGATTTCCCGCCATAAAATCTGCCAGCTTGAGGGGCTGGCCGCTGGCTCATAGGCTCCGTCCTCCGCTAGCCTGCTTGCCTTATTCATTTCATCATCACCCCTATGCGTTCTAAGCATTATTTAATGCGAATGCGAGGATCCACGATGCCCAGAATGATATCGGAAATTAAAGAACCTAAAATGGAAGCAATGCCATAAAGAAGAACCAGGGCGGTAACGACGCTAAAATCACGGATCAAAATAGAATTTAGAAACAGCTGTCCCATCCCCGGATAACTAAAAATATATTCGATGAACACAGTTCCCCCGATGAGTCCCGTTATTTCATAACCAAAAAATGCGGCGATTGGCAAAAGCGAGTTTCGCAAAATATGATGCGTATAAACGCGAGATTCCGATGCTCCCTTCGCTCTAGCCAGCAAAACGAAATCCTTCTGCTTCGTATCAATAATCTCGCTGCGTAAATACTGTACAGTAGACACGGTAGTTATCAGAGCCATAGACAATGCTGGGAGCAATAAATGGTATAGTTTACTGGCCATGTAGTCGAAGCTGCCCGGAACAAGCCCGGGAGTTACGCTTCCTTCCGTGGGGAACGCCCGGAAATGAAACCCGAAAATCCACAGCATAAGGAGCGAGAAAATGAACAAAGGCGCAGCGAATCCCAGATAGGTATAACCGGTAATAATCCGGTCCCCCCAAGTATCGTTATAACGACCGCTAATGATTCCAAGCGGGATGGCGATGAGATAAGTAATTACTAACGTAACCAAAGACAGCCAGATCGTATTGCTGATCCGTTGCCCGATTAAATCTGTCACGGGCATTTTAAACCGGAAGGATTGGCCAAAGTCACCCTGAACTGCCCTCTTGACCCAATCCCAATATTGAATATGCCAAGGATTGTTCAGTCCCAGCTTCTCTCGCTGCTCGGCTAACATCGACGGATCAACACTAGGATCAAGCATTCCGGTCAAGGCATCCCCCGGCAATGATTTCGCAAGAATAAATACGAGAACGCTCAGCAGGATAATTTGCGGAATCATGATCATCAGCCTGCGCAGAATTGTTTTCCACATCAGCTTCACCCCCTTTCGGGCAATGCCGCAAAGTGAGTGGTGGATAGCGGTTTTAAATCGTAAGCCAGTCCTTCTTGATCAAAATAACGGGAATACGCCTCCTCATATTCCAGACGGATCGTTTGACGCAGCCGCTGACGCTTCTCCCGCTGCCTCGGATCCAGATCCGGAATGGCTGCCAGGAGACGCTTCGTATAAATATGCTGAGGATTCTCAAAAATATCCCTCGTAGTGCCCTGTTCTACATGCCGCCCCTTGTACATAATGCCGATATAATCGCACATGTGGCGGATTATCCCGAGATCATGGCTAATGAATAAATAGGTGAGATTAAGCTCTTTTTGAATGTCCTGCATGAAGTTCAGCACCTGGGCCTGGACGGAGACGTCCAGCGAAGATACCGGTTCATCAGCTATAATGAGCTTAGGCTTCAAAGCGATTGCCCGGGCTATGCCGATCCGCTGACGCTGTCCTCCGGAAAATTCATGCGGATATTTATGTATCGTCTCTGCGCTTAAGCCGACCTGGGTCAAAAGCTCCTGTACGCGGCGCTTCTCCTCCCCAGCCGACAATCGCTCGAAATTGCGCAGCGGCTCCGCCACGATATCCAGCACCCGCTTCTTCGGATTCAATGACGAATACGGATCCTGGAAGATCATCTGAATATCTCTGCGGAACTTTGAACGGCTTCGGCGCATGCCTTTGCCGATGTCCTCCCCTTGAAATAAGATCTGTCCCGCGGTGACCGGGTTCAAACCGATAATCGCCCGCCCTGTCGTTGTCTTCCCTGAGCCGGACTCTCCAACGAGACCATAGGTCTGCCCAGGCTCTATACTCAAGCTGACGCCGTCCACTGCCTTTACCCGATCAATGACCCTTCTGAACACCCCGCCGTAGACCGGAAAATACACCTTCAAATCTCTAACCTCAAGAAGTGCCATACGTATTCCTCCTTAGTGATCGAGAAAGTGAAAATCCTTATAGCATGTACAGCGCACATAGTGGCCCGGTTCGACCTCATGCAGCTGAGGATCTGCCTCGTGCTTCGATTCACTGATCCATGGAATACGTGATCTAAAGCGGCAGCCTTGACGGGGCAAGAGCTTCAGTGACGGTACCACGCCATGGATCACATGCAGCTTCGTCCTCTCGTCGCTCGCGGTAGGTATGGAGCTCATTAAGGAACGGGTATAGGGGTGCTTCGCATTTGTCATCAGCGCATAAATTGAAGCGATTTCAACAATCTGGCCGGCATACATGACCGCTACCCGATCCGCCATCTCCGCCACAACGCCCAAATCATGCGTAATGAGAATAATTCCTGCATCCATATCTTCTTTAAGGCGCCGGATCAGTTCTAAAATTTGCAGCTGAATCGTAACGTCAAGAGCCGTCGTCGGCTCATCGGCAATTAACAGCTTCGGCTCGTTTGCGATGGCGATCGCAATGACTACCCGCTGCCGCATGCCGCCGGATAATTCATGAGGATATTGCCCGTATGTATATTCCGGGCGGGGAATCCCTACTTTATGCAATAATTCGATAGCTTGTTCTCTTCTGTGCTTTCTGGATTTCTTAGTTAACGAAGATGGTTTGGATTCATGAAGAAGCAGTACTTCTTCAATTTGTTCTCCAATAATCATTAGAGGATTAAGTGCAGATAGAGGATCCTGAAAGATCATACTGACTTCGTTACCACGAAGCCTGTTCAGTTCAGCAGGAGACATTGCTGCGAGGTTCTGGCCATGGTAGTAAATCTTGCCCTCCATACGAGCACGCGTATGCAGCCCCATAATGGAAAAAGCCAACGCGCTTTTACCCGAGCCAGACTCACCGACGATAGCCAGTATTTCATTTTTCTTAACCGTTAGACTAAGGTCGTCCACAGCGGCATACCATTCATCGGATATGCGAAATGAGGTCGATAAATTCTCGATTTTCAAAAGTTCTTCATTCACATTCATCACCCTGTCAAGTTATTTAATGACATTATAAGAATGGCAATCATTGCAAACAAAGCGCATATATTTACTCGGTTTTAATTTTTCTCCTCTGCGAGAATAATGTATATAAAGTGGATTTAATGGAAAATAATTTATTTTCTATAAATATATCCTATTGAGCCTTTTTTTCCAAGCACTTTTTCCAAAGTCAGTAAATTTAGGAGCCTAAATTAAAAAAGCACCGTTTGGTGCTATATTAAGTTACACAATAAAAAATGATATAAAGGCAATAAGAAACAGGAGCGATAGCAAAAGCCGCGACCAATTCAGCCATATGGCTTTAACATCCTTCATCGTCTTTCCCCATACCCACCAGGCTGCTATAAAAATCAAAATGATGACGAATCGGTTATGGGTTAATCCAAGCAGATCAAAAGCGTAACTGGCGATATATCGGTCCTCGCCTATTTTTATACTGGATAAGACGGCTAACAGCATTATCAATCCAGCAAGTAATCCAATCCATTGTTTCATCTTAAACATAATTTTCTGCCTCTTTCTTGGCGTATTCTTTAGATGACTCATATAATAGACCGTTTTGTATTTCTAAAGTGCGGGTTGCAATTTCACGGCTTAAATCCTTAAGATGTGAAATAAATATGATTAGTGCTCCAGCCTTTGCCCGGTCGGTAAGCATTTGGCTGGCCATGGCTTGAGCTTCTGGATCAAAGGAAGAGAAAGGCTCATCCAACAGGATAATGGACGTTTGCCGGGCCAATACGGAAGACCAATACAATTTATGCCGCATGCCTAACGAATATTCTTGAACAAACTGCTTAAGGGCATGGTTCATCTGGAACCCGTCAATCATTCTGCCGAATTCCTGGTTGAACTGTTCCTCGGGAATATCGAACAATGCCCGAATGAAATTAGCGTTCTCTTGACCGGTTAAATAGTCGAATAAGTAAGGCTCCACAGGAATATAACTTAGCTGTGATAAAATTTGTCTTCCATCCGTTAAGTTACGGCCCTCATAATATATTTCGCAATCCGCTTCGATAAGCTGGGCAATGATTCGTAATAAGGTCGTTTTGCCGCATCCATTTGGTCCTCTTAGCCATATAATATCTCCCTCATGAGCTTCAAAGGATATTCCCTTAAAAAGGGGTTTATCTTTCTCATAGCCAAAATTCAAATTGCGTACTGCCAGCATCATCTCACCCCTTCTACAAACTAAATACATCCTCCAATACAGCAGCGACTACCAAAAAGACGATAATTGCTAATAGCACCGGCATAAGCTGGCTTTTAATTAAATGGGTCTGTATTCTACGCTGTCGAATAGACTCCTTTATTATTCCCCAAATAATATACGGGCAAATGCAGGCTAAGAGTATGGCGGGTATTTCGAACACCGCGTGCGGAAGAAAAGCCGTGATGATCGTGTCAGCCCGTCCGTTCTGAATGGTTAACTCCAGCCCAACCCCTACAACCATTCCATTTAAAGCTAGCAAAATAATATTCCCAATCCCGTAAGTGGCCGTTCCAATCAATATAACGATTACAGACTGCTTTAAGTTTTGAAAAAGATATTTCCACCACACAATGCCTGAAGCCTCAAAAGGGAGCGGTTTATCATAACTCTGGACAATAAACCCGAAAATAACAGATGCCAGAAATACCAAGGATATAAAAATTAATTTCCCCCGATACAAGTTAAATATTGTGCGCCGAAATGGCCTAATGATTAAATTATTCACTCACTAAAGACGCTCTCTTTCCTTTTTTATTTTTA
This window harbors:
- the opp4B gene encoding oligopeptide ABC transporter permease → MWKTILRRLMIMIPQIILLSVLVFILAKSLPGDALTGMLDPSVDPSMLAEQREKLGLNNPWHIQYWDWVKRAVQGDFGQSFRFKMPVTDLIGQRISNTIWLSLVTLVITYLIAIPLGIISGRYNDTWGDRIITGYTYLGFAAPLFIFSLLMLWIFGFHFRAFPTEGSVTPGLVPGSFDYMASKLYHLLLPALSMALITTVSTVQYLRSEIIDTKQKDFVLLARAKGASESRVYTHHILRNSLLPIAAFFGYEITGLIGGTVFIEYIFSYPGMGQLFLNSILIRDFSVVTALVLLYGIASILGSLISDIILGIVDPRIRIK
- a CDS encoding ABC transporter permease, translated to MNKASRLAEDGAYEPAASPSSWQILWREIKRDKMALGSLILLGLVVVAVYGISLILDQKQIVTVDLFALYQPPSSKFWLGTDYGGRDVFGQLIIGTRNSLSIGIIVTVLTGIIGILVGLISGYFGGTADNISMRIVDFFMILPTLMIVIAFVAAVPKYSIISFSLIMTAFLWMGIARLIRSKALQEKELEYVKASRTLGSSHLKIMFTQVLPNLSSIIIVTMTLNLAANIGLESGLSFLGFGFPESTPSLGTLVSYARNPQTLEYRWWIWLPASLLILVLMLSINNVGQALKRATDARQRRG
- a CDS encoding LCP family protein is translated as MLERGNRVKNIKKKRSRLKGLLITLLVLIIVGAGAYTFRKPLALMAFDLFLSGQVEEKLEKSYSPIDGEKPKPVAAKQTEPFTALLLGVDQRDNEPARSDTLIYAVVRPEDSKVLLVSIPRDTYTEIVGRDKSDKINHAYAFGGAKMSKDTVANFLGYPADYYAAINFEGLREVVDELGGIELPIDKDIVNKHKDHEKFTIKAGKPLYDGQEALNFVRYREDSDFNRTKRHQIFLSALVDRMLKLDQIGKIPDLMNMLGENFKTDMTPSFIIDLSKQLLTNQAPQISGFTIMGEGMRKNGVYYIQANEEDVTFAEQLIENWSDPNTKTEDLLNPNAQSAQEGQNTEQPSL
- a CDS encoding oligopeptide ABC transporter substrate-binding protein, which gives rise to MKKRFSSKTLLPLLFAFMIVLSACTSGKGNDVTLPSPTNTPNQTDGNKKQTEEGLYSIEDFSNVKTNEGEPIKGGTITYGLVTDTAFEGILNYNFSSGIPDAKVLEWFDESLLTWDKNYVFTNDGAATYEVSEDGRTFTFTIRDNVNWHDGKPVTAEDWEFAHEVIAHKDYDGPRYGSDFTNIEGLVEYREGKADKISGIKVLSDKKLQITYIKSTPSLLTGSIWTYPLAKHIFGDMEVAKMSSSSAVREKPISFGPFKVESIVPGESVVYVKNPDYWRGEPHLDKVVLKVINPTTIVQQLKSGGVDLVDSFPIDQFPDNANMSNVEYLGVIDRAYTYIGFKLGKWDEANKVVAPDPNAKMADVNLRRAMWHAVDNDQVGKRFYHGLRWNATTLIPPSHPEFHDASNPGIAYDVEKANQILDEAGYKKNGEFRTKPDGSELVINFISMTGGDIAEPLARYYVQSWNAIGLNVNLELAEFNSFYDRVGNNGKDDPNVDVYMGAWSVGIDVDPTGLYGRDALFNFPRYASEENDRLLAEGVSEKAFDVATRQAIYKEWQQLMVNEIPVFPTLYRSEIVPVNKRILNYAIGDGTGIYLHELAVSQDKPFVAE
- a CDS encoding DHH family phosphoesterase — protein: MPNLLQKRWHGYQTVWVFALQLLLVIFISYYNWVLGLISLCLVCGLTYVMLRAERRFRKELVRYVTDLTYRIKRVEGEAVSRLPFGIMLYSEERTVEWHNRFVNKMFGQDSVVGQPLSELLPALPPYPARDKKDAAANTISTVETAVADRHYELTVLHDERLIYVHDITEFAVLRDRYEDERAALGIVMLDNLDEATQGMDDQQRTALIARVATALTEWAKQYRVYLRRLSSERYLMMLNQKSLNELEQSRFVILDEVREMTADLKVPMTLSIGLAFGTERFSELGELAQSSLDMALGRGGDQAAVKAGQRLSFYGGKSGAIEKRTRVRARVIAHALRDLMQESDRVIIMGHRMPDLDVIGASIGVLKAADMFQVEAHIVLDDKNPGIDRLMERIEKEEPLRRRFITSEHALDLMTEHTLLIVVDTHKASMTMEPKLVEEASRVVVVDHHRRGEEFINDAVLVYLEPYASSASELVTELIQYIHEKVELSPLEATTLLAGITVDTKHFALHTGSRTFEAAAFLRRIGADSVMVQRVLKEDLQEYIAKADIIKHARMIHNHIALAVTEPNRKIPQLLIAQVADTLLNMTNVLASFVISERPDGLIGISARSLGNMNVQIVMERLGGGGHLTNAAVQLEGTQAEAERRLLEVLDEIEKEEGLFE
- a CDS encoding ATP-binding cassette domain-containing protein encodes the protein MALLEVRDLKVYFPVYGGVFRRVIDRVKAVDGVSLSIEPGQTYGLVGESGSGKTTTGRAIIGLNPVTAGQILFQGEDIGKGMRRSRSKFRRDIQMIFQDPYSSLNPKKRVLDIVAEPLRNFERLSAGEEKRRVQELLTQVGLSAETIHKYPHEFSGGQRQRIGIARAIALKPKLIIADEPVSSLDVSVQAQVLNFMQDIQKELNLTYLFISHDLGIIRHMCDYIGIMYKGRHVEQGTTRDIFENPQHIYTKRLLAAIPDLDPRQREKRQRLRQTIRLEYEEAYSRYFDQEGLAYDLKPLSTTHFAALPERG
- a CDS encoding MazG-like family protein, with amino-acid sequence MQKEMDVAKRAKVIEWLKTEVVDHVSRLFKALWEGSTTRVSDSLASLVVSCYILGRRLGISYKDMDDHILEKLKKHEQEGHQLEDWYQDISTLQEHMRKR
- a CDS encoding DUF2232 domain-containing protein translates to MNLRWTSVAWSVVYLLLLLSFATHFSFITIFVLLLPGVILYATLSVRAFAFHIAIVWIAAALLLSNPVIILLAVFFMVPALVMGHLYKTRASALKVVVMGTGTLLLEFLLAFLAVTVIYDFNLASSIEETLNTMMSLMQNMADNELIASDLVWSPEMAQQLSSLAARMTPFTMIMCSFLLAAVTHLIARPTLNSLGHSVRSFPPLRDWRLPRALIWYYLATVLIMLFGSAAVMDSFVGTVLLNLSPLLNFLFMIQAASFFFFLAYQKKWNPAIPVLLIIAMLFIPPLKIVGILDIAMPLREMITRSRR
- a CDS encoding CBS domain-containing protein; this encodes MNIAFFLLPKKDVVSVTLDSTLRQTLERMEYHRYTAVPIIGKDGVYVGTVTEGDLLWYMKNSGGRVTFENASKYLLKDVPLKMNIKAVSIDADMEGLINLAKVQNFVPVVDDMGRFIGIVRRSQIIEYCERFVTRDVPVPKN